The genomic interval TTGGATGAGTATTGCCGGCGTGGTTGCTGCATCGGTGTGGGATCTTTTCCTCGGTAAGCGGGCTCATCAATGAGTGTTGCGCGGTATTTTGAGTTTCAGAGGTATATTCATAGCCCTGAAGATGGGATGAAGTGATGAGAAATTAACAACTGATCGAGGAGGACGGGCAGGGGTGGAGCAGTGTTTGGCGGACAGTCTGGGTGTAGAGTTGGATTCCGAAACGAAACTATGTTGAAAAAGACCTGTTTTGACCGATGTTCCCATGATGACCATGTTTTCATTAACCATCATAGGCTAACCGAATACGGTCACATTAACGTTGCCGTTTTCATTAAATGGGTTTGCGGGAGTTAGTAACTGACATGCGGAGGTTGGGATGATACGCAACAAGCCGAGAAGCAAGGGAGCCGTCCTTGTTGGTGTATTGATCGCTTTTCTCTTGGGCTGCCCGGCCGTTTTAGCCGAATCCCTCTCGGTCCTTGAAGTCGGCCGCTTTTCAGCCGAAAAAGTGAGCCATGTGCTGCCAGCCCGGTGGGAGCCCTTCTACTTTAAAAACATCCAACGCCACACCGACTACCGTCTCATGGAGGAGGATGGGCAGGTGGTGGTTAAGGCAACGGCCCATGCCTCAGCCTCCGGATTGATGCGGAAGATCACCATTAATCCCAAGGAATATCCCATTATCCAATGGCGATGGAAGGTTGCCAACCTTTTGAAACATGAAAACGTGTATCAGAAGGAGGGGGACGACTACCCGGCACGGATT from Deltaproteobacteria bacterium carries:
- a CDS encoding DUF3047 domain-containing protein; translation: MIRNKPRSKGAVLVGVLIAFLLGCPAVLAESLSVLEVGRFSAEKVSHVLPARWEPFYFKNIQRHTDYRLMEEDGQVVVKATAHASASGLMRKITINPKEYPIIQWRWKVANLLKHENVYQKEGDDYPARIYIVFEYDSGKLSFSEKVKYEIARMLYGEYPPLATVNYIWSSNAPPGLVVPNPYTDRAIMMVVESGDKNLNIWINEERNIYEDYRNAFKDEPPVISGVAIMTDTDNTAESATAYYGDITFRRERR